A DNA window from Theobroma cacao cultivar B97-61/B2 chromosome 5, Criollo_cocoa_genome_V2, whole genome shotgun sequence contains the following coding sequences:
- the LOC18597601 gene encoding mitogen-activated protein kinase-binding protein 1 isoform X1 — translation MKTNRKLKKSDPASSKLVLKEIIGLTAKNENGLASSVTASTCVYVAGCVAVVYDVEKGTQSHLMLSHRMPKPLSCVAVSRDGRYVAAGESGHQPSVLVWDCATLAFISELKGHLYGVECIAFSSDGEHLVSVGGYIYLWDWRSGILVTKLKASSSCSAVTSVTFSSDSKYIVTAGKKHLKFWAVGASPRTRMNKGTISLSIRAKPINLGPQKGSSFVSVASAIWTEGRVVNCDQVDELFPIYALTDAGVLCLIDSELSLRNSVDLKVEKGFALSASSKLIACACSNGLVQLFKVEDLRYVGSLLYTKAKTCRGVIDHFCPKSSEKNLQSAPTLPDAVACQFISEKLVVVYGDHSLHIWDFHEQNEATRSFVLNSHSACIWDIKNLCCENMHDPSLMCAAMGCSGGVSFATCSADGTIRLWDLVLQPNLLGDTVDSNSLINEPVGAMNIVSAGSFEIATADTTFGNQGFRSMAVSSDGKFMAVGDCEGNLHIYDLHNSDYTCIKDSHDAEILSLSFSLSSTKDADSGGDMDNHYLLASGGRDRIIHLYDVKRNFNLIESIDDHSAAVTSVKLASNGCKILSCSADRSLVFRDVSLTDSRCKISRRHHQMASHGTVYDMSVDPVMEVVVTVGQDKKINTFDIVSGKLIRSFKHNKDFGDPIKVTMDPSGSYLVCSFSNKSICVYDFLSGEMIAKAVGHGEVVTGVIFLPDCKHIVSVGGDGCIFVWKLPARLAFRMLQKVKETSVSLSPRTPALPVGFSEAMICGEGDLPCRIDFKDVLPTESSSQLKQRANYRGLDTQETYAFKLSISRLPKWAQDKVTSSDFVQRNLEFTSPQQKEVEPKILSPLISNGGAYASLCHEHQTPFGRGSGGRNSCLSSLCRSSSNVSKSQSSESPEEFASSSATEDHWFTVYNVRLDLLNSPEVQNPNHLKMPVSSPKLVQGLAEIPSESEQSLGYRGHFVDDEHDAMVINAFHMKSEDSDLFKEHFGNLSAILKVKKRQSSTKRRYSSQYFVRRDYLVGCKKLLDTSMQDVGAFNQEKESATNVTLEEDPLFKEQQVLGFINQDLNSTECLLTPSCAHSRDEKDKEDSSTIEEAMAQKQCVDGGSEPGEKITTCREALRSLDTAAENVFQLFAKLGTECSLEEFSSGSGAQLRNEAIELLPKITEKVNAVAEWVQNNRSSTGSSTSRVEGSAFEPVLGKLAESLSQRVVEIVKKNLSTV, via the exons ATGAAAACGAATCGGAAGCTCAAGAAATCAGATCCAGCATCATCAAAG CTGGTTTTGAAAGAGATTATAGGATTAACagccaaaaatgaaaacgGATTAGCTTCCAGCGTAACGGCCTCGACCTGCGTTTACGTGGCCGGTTGCGTTGCGGTGGTTTACGATGTGGAAAAGGGAACGCAATCGCATCTCATGCTCTCTCATCGAATGCCTAAACCTTTGAGCTGCGTTGCCGTGTCGCGTGACGGCCGCTACGTAGCTGCTGGTGAG TCAGGGCATCAACCTTCGGTGTTAGTGTGGGATTGTGCGACCCTTGCCTTCATATCTGAGCTGAAAGGTCATCTATATGGAGTAGAGTGCATTGCTTTCTCATCTGATG GGGAACATTTGGTGTCTGTTGGGGGATACATTTACCTATGGGATTGGCGGAGTGGGATTTTGGTTACAAAGCTTAAAGCAAGTTCATCTTGTTCTGCTGTTACGTCTGTCACTTTCTCTTCAGATTCAAAATACATTGTTACTGCCGGGAAGAAGCACCTGAAATTCTGGGCAGTTGGAGCATCTCCAAGGACTCGCATGAACAAAGGAACAATTTCACTTTCTATTCGTGCGAAGCCTATTAATCTTGGTCCTCAGAAAGGAAGTTCATTTGTATCTGTCGCGTCTGCCATCTGGACCGAGGGTAGAGTTGTGAACTGTGATCAGGTTGATGAGCTTTTTCCTATATACGCGCTGACTGATGCAG GAGTTCTATGCCTCATAGATTCTGAGTTGTCATTAAGAAATTCGGTTGATTTAAAG GTTGAAAAAGGATTTGCACTATCTGCATCCAGCAAGTTAATTGCTTGTGCATGCAGTAACGGACTAGTACAACTCTTTAAAGTTGAGGATCTCAGATACGTTGGAAGTTTACTGTATACAAAGGCCAAAACATGCCGTGGGGTAATTGATCATTTTTGCCCTAAATccagtgaaaaaaatttacaatcaGCACCTACTCTTCCTGATGCAGTTGCTTGTCAGTTCATCTCAGAAAAGCTTG TCGTTGTCTATGGAGATCATAGTCTCCATATATGGGACTTCCATGAACAGAATGAG GCTACCAGGTCCTTTGTTCTTAATTCTCATTCTGCTTGTATATGGGATATCAAGAATCTCTGTTGTGAAAACATGCACGATCCATCTCTTATGTGTGCTGCTATGGGATGTTCTGGAGGAGTCTCCTTTGCAACATGTTCAGCTGATGGCACAATTAGGTTATGGGATCTTGTCTTACAACCGAATTTGTTAGGGGATACTGTTGACAGTAATTCTTTGATCAATGAACCAGTGGGGGCTATGAATATAG TGAGTGCTGGAAGTTTTGAAATCGCCACTGCAGATACAACTTTTGGCAATCAAGGTTTCCGCTCGATGGCAGTTAGTTCAGATGGAAAATTCATGGCTGTTGGTGATTGTGAGGGAAACCTTCATATCTATGATCTTCACAATTCTGATTATACATGCATTAAG GATTCCCATGATGCCGAGATTCTCTCATTGAGTTTTAGCTTGTCAAGCACCAAGGATGCTGATTCTGGAGGAGACATGGACAATCATTACTTGCTTGCTTCTGGGGGGCGGGATCGAATAATCCATCTCTACGATGTTAAAAG GAATTTTAATCTCATTGAAAGTATAGATGACCACTCAGCTGCTGTGACTTCTGTCAAACTTGCTTCCAATGGATGTAAGATTCTGAGTTGCAGTGCTGATAG GTCCCTTGTGTTCCGTGATGTCAGTTTAACTGATAGCAGATGCAAGATTTCACGTCGCCACCATCAAATGGCATCTCATGGAACTGTCTATGATATGTCTGTAGATCCAGTAATGGAGGTTGTTGTCACTGTTGGCCAG GATAAGAAGATAAACACATTTGACATTGTTAGTGGAAAGCTTATTAGATCATTCAAGCATAATAAAGACTTTGGTGACCCGATAAAG GTTACAATGGACCCTAGCGGCAGCTATCTTGTATGTTCATTTTCAAACAAGTCTATCTGTGTGTACGACTTTTTAAGCGGAGAGATGATTGCCAAAGCCGTAGGACATGGAGAAGTTGTGACCGGAGTCATTTTTTTACCAGATTGCAAGCATATAGTTTCT GTAGGAGGTGATGGTTGTATTTTTGTGTGGAAACTTCCTGCCCGCTTGGCTTTCAGGATGTTACAGAAAGTGAAGGAAACTTCTGTTTCATTGTCTCCAAGAACCCCAGCCCTGCCAGTAGGTTTTAGTGAAGCCATGATTTGTGGAGAGGGAGACCTACCATGCAGAATTGATTTCAAAGATGTACTGCCAACGGAGAGCTCAAGTCAACTTAAACAAAGAGCGAATTATCGTGGATTGGATACCCAAGAAACCTATGCATTTAAATTAAGCATTTCAAGACTTCCAAAATGGGCGCAAGACAAAGTAACAAGCTCTGATTTTGTCCAGAGAAATCTTGAGTTCACTTCACCCCAG CAAAAGGAAGTAGAACCAAAAATTTTGTCACCTTTGATTAGCAATGGTGGGGCTTACGCTTCATTGTGCCATGAACATCAAACTCCATTTGGTCGTGGGTCAGGAGGTCGCAACTCGTGCCTCAGTAGCCTATGCAGAAGTTCTTCAAATGTTAGTAAAAGCCAAAGTTCTGAATCCCCAGAAGAATTTGCTAG CAGCTCTGCCACAGAAGATCATTGGTTTACTGTCTATAATGTACGTCTGGATCTGCTGAATTCCCCAGAGGTGCAAAATCCGAACCATTTAAAGATGCCAGTGTCATCGCCAAAGCTGG TGCAAGGCCTAGCTGAGATACCAAGTGAGAGTGAACAATCTTTGGGTTATAGGGGCCATTTTGTAGACGACG AGCACGACGCTATGGTTATTAATGCTTTCCATATGAAGTCTGAAGACAGTGATCTGTTCAAGGAGCATTTCGGCAACCTGTCTGCAATACTCAAG GTTAAGAAAAGGCAATCGTCTACTAAAAGAAGATACTCTTCACAATATTTTGTACGGCGGGATTATCTTGTGGGCTGCAAAAAACTTCTTGACACGTCTATGCAAGACGTAGGTGCGTTTAACCAGGAGAAAGAATCTGCCACCAATGTTACATTAGAGGAGGATCCTTTGTTCAAGGAACAGCAAGTGCTAGGCTTTATTAATCAG GACCTGAACTCAACGGAATGCTTGCTTACCCCAAGCTGTGCCCATTCTCGAGATGAGAAGGATAAAGAAGATTCATCAACCATTGAAGAAGCCATGGCTCAGAAGCAATGCGTTGATGGAGGAAGTGAACCAGGGGAGAAAATCACTACATGTAGAGAAGCATTACGCAGCCTAGACACTGCTGCAGAGAATGTTTTCCAGTTATTTGCGAAATTAGGAACAGAATGTTCCCTGGAAGAGTTTTCGAGTGGATCTGGAGCTCAATTACGTAACGAAGCAATTGAGCTACTACCGAAGATTACCGAAAAAGTCAATGCGGTGGCCGAATGGGTGCAAAACAATAGAAGCAGCACCGGCTCATCCACAAGTCGAGTTGAAGGCTCAGCATTCGAACCTGTGTTAGGAAAACTCGCTGAGAGCCTATCACAAAGAGTTGTTGAAATAGTAAAGAAGAATCTCAGCACTGTTTAA
- the LOC18597601 gene encoding mitogen-activated protein kinase-binding protein 1 isoform X4, which yields MKTNRKLKKSDPASSKLVLKEIIGLTAKNENGLASSVTASTCVYVAGCVAVVYDVEKGTQSHLMLSHRMPKPLSCVAVSRDGRYVAAGESGHQPSVLVWDCATLAFISELKGHLYGVECIAFSSDGEHLVSVGGYIYLWDWRSGILVTKLKASSSCSAVTSVTFSSDSKYIVTAGKKHLKFWAVGASPRTRMNKGTISLSIRAKPINLGPQKGSSFVSVASAIWTEGRVVNCDQVDELFPIYALTDAGVLCLIDSELSLRNSVDLKVEKGFALSASSKLIACACSNGLVQLFKVEDLRYVGSLLYTKAKTCRGVIDHFCPKSSEKNLQSAPTLPDAVACQFISEKLVVVYGDHSLHIWDFHEQNEATRSFVLNSHSACIWDIKNLCCENMHDPSLMCAAMGCSGGVSFATCSADGTIRLWDLVLQPNLLGDTVDSNSLINEPVGAMNIDTTFGNQGFRSMAVSSDGKFMAVGDCEGNLHIYDLHNSDYTCIKDSHDAEILSLSFSLSSTKDADSGGDMDNHYLLASGGRDRIIHLYDVKRNFNLIESIDDHSAAVTSVKLASNGCKILSCSADRSLVFRDVSLTDSRCKISRRHHQMASHGTVYDMSVDPVMEVVVTVGQDKKINTFDIVSGKLIRSFKHNKDFGDPIKVTMDPSGSYLVCSFSNKSICVYDFLSGEMIAKAVGHGEVVTGVIFLPDCKHIVSVGGDGCIFVWKLPARLAFRMLQKVKETSVSLSPRTPALPVGFSEAMICGEGDLPCRIDFKDVLPTESSSQLKQRANYRGLDTQETYAFKLSISRLPKWAQDKVTSSDFVQRNLEFTSPQQKEVEPKILSPLISNGGAYASLCHEHQTPFGRGSGGRNSCLSSLCRSSSNVSKSQSSESPEEFASSSATEDHWFTVYNVRLDLLNSPEVQNPNHLKMPVSSPKLVQGLAEIPSESEQSLGYRGHFVDDEHDAMVINAFHMKSEDSDLFKEHFGNLSAILKVKKRQSSTKRRYSSQYFVRRDYLVGCKKLLDTSMQDVGAFNQEKESATNVTLEEDPLFKEQQVLGFINQDLNSTECLLTPSCAHSRDEKDKEDSSTIEEAMAQKQCVDGGSEPGEKITTCREALRSLDTAAENVFQLFAKLGTECSLEEFSSGSGAQLRNEAIELLPKITEKVNAVAEWVQNNRSSTGSSTSRVEGSAFEPVLGKLAESLSQRVVEIVKKNLSTV from the exons ATGAAAACGAATCGGAAGCTCAAGAAATCAGATCCAGCATCATCAAAG CTGGTTTTGAAAGAGATTATAGGATTAACagccaaaaatgaaaacgGATTAGCTTCCAGCGTAACGGCCTCGACCTGCGTTTACGTGGCCGGTTGCGTTGCGGTGGTTTACGATGTGGAAAAGGGAACGCAATCGCATCTCATGCTCTCTCATCGAATGCCTAAACCTTTGAGCTGCGTTGCCGTGTCGCGTGACGGCCGCTACGTAGCTGCTGGTGAG TCAGGGCATCAACCTTCGGTGTTAGTGTGGGATTGTGCGACCCTTGCCTTCATATCTGAGCTGAAAGGTCATCTATATGGAGTAGAGTGCATTGCTTTCTCATCTGATG GGGAACATTTGGTGTCTGTTGGGGGATACATTTACCTATGGGATTGGCGGAGTGGGATTTTGGTTACAAAGCTTAAAGCAAGTTCATCTTGTTCTGCTGTTACGTCTGTCACTTTCTCTTCAGATTCAAAATACATTGTTACTGCCGGGAAGAAGCACCTGAAATTCTGGGCAGTTGGAGCATCTCCAAGGACTCGCATGAACAAAGGAACAATTTCACTTTCTATTCGTGCGAAGCCTATTAATCTTGGTCCTCAGAAAGGAAGTTCATTTGTATCTGTCGCGTCTGCCATCTGGACCGAGGGTAGAGTTGTGAACTGTGATCAGGTTGATGAGCTTTTTCCTATATACGCGCTGACTGATGCAG GAGTTCTATGCCTCATAGATTCTGAGTTGTCATTAAGAAATTCGGTTGATTTAAAG GTTGAAAAAGGATTTGCACTATCTGCATCCAGCAAGTTAATTGCTTGTGCATGCAGTAACGGACTAGTACAACTCTTTAAAGTTGAGGATCTCAGATACGTTGGAAGTTTACTGTATACAAAGGCCAAAACATGCCGTGGGGTAATTGATCATTTTTGCCCTAAATccagtgaaaaaaatttacaatcaGCACCTACTCTTCCTGATGCAGTTGCTTGTCAGTTCATCTCAGAAAAGCTTG TCGTTGTCTATGGAGATCATAGTCTCCATATATGGGACTTCCATGAACAGAATGAG GCTACCAGGTCCTTTGTTCTTAATTCTCATTCTGCTTGTATATGGGATATCAAGAATCTCTGTTGTGAAAACATGCACGATCCATCTCTTATGTGTGCTGCTATGGGATGTTCTGGAGGAGTCTCCTTTGCAACATGTTCAGCTGATGGCACAATTAGGTTATGGGATCTTGTCTTACAACCGAATTTGTTAGGGGATACTGTTGACAGTAATTCTTTGATCAATGAACCAGTGGGGGCTATGAATATAG ATACAACTTTTGGCAATCAAGGTTTCCGCTCGATGGCAGTTAGTTCAGATGGAAAATTCATGGCTGTTGGTGATTGTGAGGGAAACCTTCATATCTATGATCTTCACAATTCTGATTATACATGCATTAAG GATTCCCATGATGCCGAGATTCTCTCATTGAGTTTTAGCTTGTCAAGCACCAAGGATGCTGATTCTGGAGGAGACATGGACAATCATTACTTGCTTGCTTCTGGGGGGCGGGATCGAATAATCCATCTCTACGATGTTAAAAG GAATTTTAATCTCATTGAAAGTATAGATGACCACTCAGCTGCTGTGACTTCTGTCAAACTTGCTTCCAATGGATGTAAGATTCTGAGTTGCAGTGCTGATAG GTCCCTTGTGTTCCGTGATGTCAGTTTAACTGATAGCAGATGCAAGATTTCACGTCGCCACCATCAAATGGCATCTCATGGAACTGTCTATGATATGTCTGTAGATCCAGTAATGGAGGTTGTTGTCACTGTTGGCCAG GATAAGAAGATAAACACATTTGACATTGTTAGTGGAAAGCTTATTAGATCATTCAAGCATAATAAAGACTTTGGTGACCCGATAAAG GTTACAATGGACCCTAGCGGCAGCTATCTTGTATGTTCATTTTCAAACAAGTCTATCTGTGTGTACGACTTTTTAAGCGGAGAGATGATTGCCAAAGCCGTAGGACATGGAGAAGTTGTGACCGGAGTCATTTTTTTACCAGATTGCAAGCATATAGTTTCT GTAGGAGGTGATGGTTGTATTTTTGTGTGGAAACTTCCTGCCCGCTTGGCTTTCAGGATGTTACAGAAAGTGAAGGAAACTTCTGTTTCATTGTCTCCAAGAACCCCAGCCCTGCCAGTAGGTTTTAGTGAAGCCATGATTTGTGGAGAGGGAGACCTACCATGCAGAATTGATTTCAAAGATGTACTGCCAACGGAGAGCTCAAGTCAACTTAAACAAAGAGCGAATTATCGTGGATTGGATACCCAAGAAACCTATGCATTTAAATTAAGCATTTCAAGACTTCCAAAATGGGCGCAAGACAAAGTAACAAGCTCTGATTTTGTCCAGAGAAATCTTGAGTTCACTTCACCCCAG CAAAAGGAAGTAGAACCAAAAATTTTGTCACCTTTGATTAGCAATGGTGGGGCTTACGCTTCATTGTGCCATGAACATCAAACTCCATTTGGTCGTGGGTCAGGAGGTCGCAACTCGTGCCTCAGTAGCCTATGCAGAAGTTCTTCAAATGTTAGTAAAAGCCAAAGTTCTGAATCCCCAGAAGAATTTGCTAG CAGCTCTGCCACAGAAGATCATTGGTTTACTGTCTATAATGTACGTCTGGATCTGCTGAATTCCCCAGAGGTGCAAAATCCGAACCATTTAAAGATGCCAGTGTCATCGCCAAAGCTGG TGCAAGGCCTAGCTGAGATACCAAGTGAGAGTGAACAATCTTTGGGTTATAGGGGCCATTTTGTAGACGACG AGCACGACGCTATGGTTATTAATGCTTTCCATATGAAGTCTGAAGACAGTGATCTGTTCAAGGAGCATTTCGGCAACCTGTCTGCAATACTCAAG GTTAAGAAAAGGCAATCGTCTACTAAAAGAAGATACTCTTCACAATATTTTGTACGGCGGGATTATCTTGTGGGCTGCAAAAAACTTCTTGACACGTCTATGCAAGACGTAGGTGCGTTTAACCAGGAGAAAGAATCTGCCACCAATGTTACATTAGAGGAGGATCCTTTGTTCAAGGAACAGCAAGTGCTAGGCTTTATTAATCAG GACCTGAACTCAACGGAATGCTTGCTTACCCCAAGCTGTGCCCATTCTCGAGATGAGAAGGATAAAGAAGATTCATCAACCATTGAAGAAGCCATGGCTCAGAAGCAATGCGTTGATGGAGGAAGTGAACCAGGGGAGAAAATCACTACATGTAGAGAAGCATTACGCAGCCTAGACACTGCTGCAGAGAATGTTTTCCAGTTATTTGCGAAATTAGGAACAGAATGTTCCCTGGAAGAGTTTTCGAGTGGATCTGGAGCTCAATTACGTAACGAAGCAATTGAGCTACTACCGAAGATTACCGAAAAAGTCAATGCGGTGGCCGAATGGGTGCAAAACAATAGAAGCAGCACCGGCTCATCCACAAGTCGAGTTGAAGGCTCAGCATTCGAACCTGTGTTAGGAAAACTCGCTGAGAGCCTATCACAAAGAGTTGTTGAAATAGTAAAGAAGAATCTCAGCACTGTTTAA
- the LOC18597601 gene encoding mitogen-activated protein kinase-binding protein 1 isoform X3, with product MKTNRKLKKSDPASSKLVLKEIIGLTAKNENGLASSVTASTCVYVAGCVAVVYDVEKGTQSHLMLSHRMPKPLSCVAVSRDGRYVAAGESGHQPSVLVWDCATLAFISELKGHLYGVECIAFSSDGEHLVSVGGYIYLWDWRSGILVTKLKASSSCSAVTSVTFSSDSKYIVTAGKKHLKFWAVGASPRTRMNKGTISLSIRAKPINLGPQKGSSFVSVASAIWTEGRVVNCDQVDELFPIYALTDAGVLCLIDSELSLRNSVDLKVEKGFALSASSKLIACACSNGLVQLFKVEDLRYVGSLLYTKAKTCRGVIDHFCPKSSEKNLQSAPTLPDAVACQFISEKLVVVYGDHSLHIWDFHEQNEATRSFVLNSHSACIWDIKNLCCENMHDPSLMCAAMGCSGGVSFATCSADGTIRLWDLVLQPNLLGDTVDSNSLINEPVGAMNIVSAGSFEIATADTTFGNQGFRSMAVSSDGKFMAVGDCEGNLHIYDLHNSDYTCIKDSHDAEILSLSFSLSSTKDADSGGDMDNHYLLASGGRDRIIHLYDVKRNFNLIESIDDHSAAVTSVKLASNGCKILSCSADRSLVFRDVSLTDSRCKISRRHHQMASHGTVYDMSVDPVMEVVVTVGQDKKINTFDIVSGKLIRSFKHNKDFGDPIKVTMDPSGSYLVCSFSNKSICVYDFLSGEMIAKAVGHGEVVTGVIFLPDCKHIVSVGGDGCIFVWKLPARLAFRMLQKVKETSVSLSPRTPALPVGFSEAMICGEGDLPCRIDFKDVLPTESSSQLKQRANYRGLDTQETYAFKLSISRLPKWAQDKVTSSDFVQRNLEFTSPQEVEPKILSPLISNGGAYASLCHEHQTPFGRGSGGRNSCLSSLCRSSSNVSKSQSSESPEEFASSSATEDHWFTVYNVRLDLLNSPEVQNPNHLKMPVSSPKLVQGLAEIPSESEQSLGYRGHFVDDEHDAMVINAFHMKSEDSDLFKEHFGNLSAILKVKKRQSSTKRRYSSQYFVRRDYLVGCKKLLDTSMQDVGAFNQEKESATNVTLEEDPLFKEQQVLGFINQDLNSTECLLTPSCAHSRDEKDKEDSSTIEEAMAQKQCVDGGSEPGEKITTCREALRSLDTAAENVFQLFAKLGTECSLEEFSSGSGAQLRNEAIELLPKITEKVNAVAEWVQNNRSSTGSSTSRVEGSAFEPVLGKLAESLSQRVVEIVKKNLSTV from the exons ATGAAAACGAATCGGAAGCTCAAGAAATCAGATCCAGCATCATCAAAG CTGGTTTTGAAAGAGATTATAGGATTAACagccaaaaatgaaaacgGATTAGCTTCCAGCGTAACGGCCTCGACCTGCGTTTACGTGGCCGGTTGCGTTGCGGTGGTTTACGATGTGGAAAAGGGAACGCAATCGCATCTCATGCTCTCTCATCGAATGCCTAAACCTTTGAGCTGCGTTGCCGTGTCGCGTGACGGCCGCTACGTAGCTGCTGGTGAG TCAGGGCATCAACCTTCGGTGTTAGTGTGGGATTGTGCGACCCTTGCCTTCATATCTGAGCTGAAAGGTCATCTATATGGAGTAGAGTGCATTGCTTTCTCATCTGATG GGGAACATTTGGTGTCTGTTGGGGGATACATTTACCTATGGGATTGGCGGAGTGGGATTTTGGTTACAAAGCTTAAAGCAAGTTCATCTTGTTCTGCTGTTACGTCTGTCACTTTCTCTTCAGATTCAAAATACATTGTTACTGCCGGGAAGAAGCACCTGAAATTCTGGGCAGTTGGAGCATCTCCAAGGACTCGCATGAACAAAGGAACAATTTCACTTTCTATTCGTGCGAAGCCTATTAATCTTGGTCCTCAGAAAGGAAGTTCATTTGTATCTGTCGCGTCTGCCATCTGGACCGAGGGTAGAGTTGTGAACTGTGATCAGGTTGATGAGCTTTTTCCTATATACGCGCTGACTGATGCAG GAGTTCTATGCCTCATAGATTCTGAGTTGTCATTAAGAAATTCGGTTGATTTAAAG GTTGAAAAAGGATTTGCACTATCTGCATCCAGCAAGTTAATTGCTTGTGCATGCAGTAACGGACTAGTACAACTCTTTAAAGTTGAGGATCTCAGATACGTTGGAAGTTTACTGTATACAAAGGCCAAAACATGCCGTGGGGTAATTGATCATTTTTGCCCTAAATccagtgaaaaaaatttacaatcaGCACCTACTCTTCCTGATGCAGTTGCTTGTCAGTTCATCTCAGAAAAGCTTG TCGTTGTCTATGGAGATCATAGTCTCCATATATGGGACTTCCATGAACAGAATGAG GCTACCAGGTCCTTTGTTCTTAATTCTCATTCTGCTTGTATATGGGATATCAAGAATCTCTGTTGTGAAAACATGCACGATCCATCTCTTATGTGTGCTGCTATGGGATGTTCTGGAGGAGTCTCCTTTGCAACATGTTCAGCTGATGGCACAATTAGGTTATGGGATCTTGTCTTACAACCGAATTTGTTAGGGGATACTGTTGACAGTAATTCTTTGATCAATGAACCAGTGGGGGCTATGAATATAG TGAGTGCTGGAAGTTTTGAAATCGCCACTGCAGATACAACTTTTGGCAATCAAGGTTTCCGCTCGATGGCAGTTAGTTCAGATGGAAAATTCATGGCTGTTGGTGATTGTGAGGGAAACCTTCATATCTATGATCTTCACAATTCTGATTATACATGCATTAAG GATTCCCATGATGCCGAGATTCTCTCATTGAGTTTTAGCTTGTCAAGCACCAAGGATGCTGATTCTGGAGGAGACATGGACAATCATTACTTGCTTGCTTCTGGGGGGCGGGATCGAATAATCCATCTCTACGATGTTAAAAG GAATTTTAATCTCATTGAAAGTATAGATGACCACTCAGCTGCTGTGACTTCTGTCAAACTTGCTTCCAATGGATGTAAGATTCTGAGTTGCAGTGCTGATAG GTCCCTTGTGTTCCGTGATGTCAGTTTAACTGATAGCAGATGCAAGATTTCACGTCGCCACCATCAAATGGCATCTCATGGAACTGTCTATGATATGTCTGTAGATCCAGTAATGGAGGTTGTTGTCACTGTTGGCCAG GATAAGAAGATAAACACATTTGACATTGTTAGTGGAAAGCTTATTAGATCATTCAAGCATAATAAAGACTTTGGTGACCCGATAAAG GTTACAATGGACCCTAGCGGCAGCTATCTTGTATGTTCATTTTCAAACAAGTCTATCTGTGTGTACGACTTTTTAAGCGGAGAGATGATTGCCAAAGCCGTAGGACATGGAGAAGTTGTGACCGGAGTCATTTTTTTACCAGATTGCAAGCATATAGTTTCT GTAGGAGGTGATGGTTGTATTTTTGTGTGGAAACTTCCTGCCCGCTTGGCTTTCAGGATGTTACAGAAAGTGAAGGAAACTTCTGTTTCATTGTCTCCAAGAACCCCAGCCCTGCCAGTAGGTTTTAGTGAAGCCATGATTTGTGGAGAGGGAGACCTACCATGCAGAATTGATTTCAAAGATGTACTGCCAACGGAGAGCTCAAGTCAACTTAAACAAAGAGCGAATTATCGTGGATTGGATACCCAAGAAACCTATGCATTTAAATTAAGCATTTCAAGACTTCCAAAATGGGCGCAAGACAAAGTAACAAGCTCTGATTTTGTCCAGAGAAATCTTGAGTTCACTTCACCCCAG GAAGTAGAACCAAAAATTTTGTCACCTTTGATTAGCAATGGTGGGGCTTACGCTTCATTGTGCCATGAACATCAAACTCCATTTGGTCGTGGGTCAGGAGGTCGCAACTCGTGCCTCAGTAGCCTATGCAGAAGTTCTTCAAATGTTAGTAAAAGCCAAAGTTCTGAATCCCCAGAAGAATTTGCTAG CAGCTCTGCCACAGAAGATCATTGGTTTACTGTCTATAATGTACGTCTGGATCTGCTGAATTCCCCAGAGGTGCAAAATCCGAACCATTTAAAGATGCCAGTGTCATCGCCAAAGCTGG TGCAAGGCCTAGCTGAGATACCAAGTGAGAGTGAACAATCTTTGGGTTATAGGGGCCATTTTGTAGACGACG AGCACGACGCTATGGTTATTAATGCTTTCCATATGAAGTCTGAAGACAGTGATCTGTTCAAGGAGCATTTCGGCAACCTGTCTGCAATACTCAAG GTTAAGAAAAGGCAATCGTCTACTAAAAGAAGATACTCTTCACAATATTTTGTACGGCGGGATTATCTTGTGGGCTGCAAAAAACTTCTTGACACGTCTATGCAAGACGTAGGTGCGTTTAACCAGGAGAAAGAATCTGCCACCAATGTTACATTAGAGGAGGATCCTTTGTTCAAGGAACAGCAAGTGCTAGGCTTTATTAATCAG GACCTGAACTCAACGGAATGCTTGCTTACCCCAAGCTGTGCCCATTCTCGAGATGAGAAGGATAAAGAAGATTCATCAACCATTGAAGAAGCCATGGCTCAGAAGCAATGCGTTGATGGAGGAAGTGAACCAGGGGAGAAAATCACTACATGTAGAGAAGCATTACGCAGCCTAGACACTGCTGCAGAGAATGTTTTCCAGTTATTTGCGAAATTAGGAACAGAATGTTCCCTGGAAGAGTTTTCGAGTGGATCTGGAGCTCAATTACGTAACGAAGCAATTGAGCTACTACCGAAGATTACCGAAAAAGTCAATGCGGTGGCCGAATGGGTGCAAAACAATAGAAGCAGCACCGGCTCATCCACAAGTCGAGTTGAAGGCTCAGCATTCGAACCTGTGTTAGGAAAACTCGCTGAGAGCCTATCACAAAGAGTTGTTGAAATAGTAAAGAAGAATCTCAGCACTGTTTAA